One region of Streptomyces sp. CG4 genomic DNA includes:
- a CDS encoding MarP family serine protease has product MNVLDILLLVAAVWFAVVGYRQGFVVGILSVIGFLGGGLVAVYALPVIWDAVTDNADVGTTAAVVAVVVVIVCASVGQALTTHLGNKLRRYITWSPARALDATGGALVNVVAMLLVAWLIGSALAGTTLPTLGKEVRGSKVLLGVSRALPAQADTWFADFSSVLAQNGFPQVFSPFANEPIKDVQPPDPALANSPVTLRAQRSIVKVTGTAQSCGKVLEGTGFVFADRRVMTNAHVVGGVESPTVQIGGEGRTYEAKVVLYDWKRDIAVLDVPDLKAHVLRFSPRDAAGGDGAIVAGFPENGSYDVRAARVRGRITANGPDIYHRGTVRRDVYSLYTTVRQGNSGGPLLTPDGRVYGVVFAKSLDDAETGYALTADEIQPDIQQGRTATDEVGTDSCAL; this is encoded by the coding sequence GTGAACGTGCTGGACATCCTGTTGCTGGTCGCGGCCGTGTGGTTCGCGGTCGTCGGCTACCGCCAGGGCTTCGTCGTCGGCATCCTGTCGGTGATCGGATTCCTGGGCGGCGGCCTCGTCGCCGTGTACGCGCTGCCCGTGATCTGGGACGCCGTGACCGACAACGCGGACGTCGGCACCACCGCCGCCGTGGTCGCCGTGGTCGTCGTCATCGTCTGCGCCTCCGTCGGCCAGGCCCTGACCACCCACCTGGGCAACAAACTGCGCCGCTACATCACCTGGTCCCCGGCCCGCGCCCTGGACGCCACCGGCGGCGCCCTGGTCAACGTCGTCGCGATGCTGCTGGTGGCGTGGCTGATCGGGTCTGCCCTCGCCGGCACGACCCTGCCGACGCTCGGCAAGGAGGTCCGCGGCTCCAAGGTGCTCCTCGGCGTCTCCCGCGCGCTGCCGGCGCAGGCCGACACCTGGTTCGCGGACTTCTCCTCCGTCCTCGCGCAGAACGGCTTCCCGCAGGTCTTCAGCCCGTTCGCCAACGAGCCGATCAAGGACGTCCAGCCGCCCGACCCGGCGCTCGCGAACAGCCCGGTGACCCTGCGCGCCCAGCGGTCCATCGTCAAGGTGACCGGCACCGCGCAGAGCTGCGGCAAGGTCCTGGAGGGCACCGGCTTCGTCTTCGCCGACCGCCGCGTCATGACCAACGCGCACGTCGTCGGCGGCGTCGAGTCGCCCACCGTGCAGATCGGCGGCGAGGGCCGCACGTACGAAGCCAAGGTCGTCCTGTACGACTGGAAGCGCGACATCGCCGTACTCGACGTACCCGATCTGAAGGCGCACGTCCTCAGGTTCTCCCCCCGGGACGCGGCCGGCGGTGACGGCGCGATCGTCGCGGGCTTCCCGGAGAACGGCTCGTACGACGTCCGTGCCGCGCGGGTGCGCGGGCGCATCACGGCGAACGGCCCGGACATCTACCACCGCGGCACCGTCCGCCGCGACGTCTACTCGCTGTACACGACCGTCCGTCAGGGCAACTCGGGCGGCCCGCTGCTCACCCCCGACGGCCGGGTCTACGGCGTGGTGTTCGCCAAGTCCCTGGACGACGCCGAGACCGGCTACGCCCTCACGGCGGACGAGATCCAGCCCGACATCCAGCAGGGACGTACGGCGACCGATGAGGTGGGTACGGACAGCTGCGCCCTGTGA
- a CDS encoding alpha/beta fold hydrolase: protein MTDPAPTAVRIDLPHGEKVTHRDVAANGARFHIAELGDGPLVLLLHGFPQFWWTWRHQLVALADAGYRAVAMDLRGVGGSDRTPRGYDPANLALDVTGVIRSLGEPDAALVGHDLGGYLAWTAAAMRPKLVRRLAVVSMPHPRRWRAAMLRDARQTAASSYIWGFQRPWLPERQLTADGGALVGRLIRDWSGPRLPDDEAVQTYQRAMCIPSTAHCAIEPYRWLVRSLARPDGIQFNRRMKRPVRVPTLHLHGSLDPVTRTRSAAGSGEYVEAPYRWRLFDGLGHFPHEEDPTAFSTELVNWLKDPEPDR from the coding sequence ATGACCGACCCCGCCCCTACGGCCGTACGGATCGACCTTCCCCACGGGGAAAAGGTGACGCACAGGGACGTCGCCGCCAACGGCGCGCGTTTCCACATCGCCGAACTCGGCGACGGCCCCCTGGTGCTGCTGCTGCACGGCTTCCCGCAGTTCTGGTGGACCTGGCGACACCAGTTGGTCGCGCTCGCGGACGCGGGCTACCGCGCGGTGGCGATGGACCTGCGGGGCGTCGGCGGCAGCGACCGCACGCCCCGCGGATACGACCCCGCCAACCTCGCGCTCGACGTCACCGGCGTGATCCGCTCGCTCGGCGAGCCGGACGCGGCGCTGGTCGGGCACGACCTGGGCGGCTATCTGGCGTGGACGGCGGCGGCCATGCGGCCCAAGCTCGTCCGGCGTCTCGCGGTGGTGTCGATGCCCCATCCGCGGCGCTGGCGCGCGGCGATGCTGCGGGACGCCCGGCAGACGGCCGCCAGCTCCTACATCTGGGGCTTCCAGCGGCCGTGGCTGCCAGAGCGTCAACTCACTGCGGACGGCGGGGCGTTGGTGGGCCGGCTGATCCGGGACTGGTCCGGGCCACGGCTGCCGGACGACGAGGCGGTTCAGACGTACCAGCGGGCCATGTGCATCCCGTCGACCGCGCACTGCGCCATCGAGCCGTACCGCTGGCTGGTGCGCTCGCTGGCCCGCCCGGACGGCATTCAGTTCAACCGCCGGATGAAGCGGCCGGTGCGGGTGCCGACGCTGCATCTGCACGGCTCGCTGGACCCGGTGACGCGCACACGCAGCGCCGCCGGTTCGGGCGAGTACGTCGAAGCGCCGTACCGCTGGCGGCTGTTCGACGGTCTCGGCCACTTCCCGCACGAGGAGGACCCGACGGCGTTCTCCACGGAACTGGTCAACTGGCTGAAGGATCCTGAGCCGGACCGGTGA
- the nhaA gene encoding Na+/H+ antiporter NhaA: MTAPRTPARKVLGRLSLPERAFVADALRTETVGGILLLLATVAALIWANVPALRPSHESLSDFHLGPGTLGLNLSVAHWAADGLLAVFFFVAGIELKRELVAGDLRDPRAAVLPVVAALCGMAVPALVYALTNLTGHGSAQGWAVPTATDIAFALAVLAVIGTSLPSSLRAFLLTLAVVDDLFAILIIAIFFTDRLNFAALGGAVAALVVFWLLLRKGVRGWYVYVPLALVIWALMYNSGVHATIAGVAMGLMLRCTTREGEQHSPGEHIEHLVRPLSAGLAVPLFALFSAGVKISGGALGDVFTRPETLGVVLGLVVGKTLGIFGGTWLTARFTRASLSEDLAWADVFAVASLAGIGFTVSLLIGELAFAGDAVLTGEVKAAVLIGSLMAAVCATVLLKIRNAKYRRLCEEEDRDDDLDGIPDIYEQDDPAYHLRMAEIHERKAAEHRRIAAERAVATRHGLTEVAGGAGEDGDRPA, from the coding sequence ATGACCGCGCCCCGCACCCCCGCCCGCAAGGTCCTCGGACGTCTGTCCCTGCCCGAGCGGGCCTTCGTGGCGGACGCGCTGCGCACCGAGACCGTCGGCGGCATCCTACTCCTCCTCGCCACCGTAGCGGCGCTGATCTGGGCGAACGTCCCCGCCCTCCGCCCCAGCCACGAGTCCCTCAGCGACTTCCACCTGGGCCCCGGCACGCTCGGCCTGAACCTCTCGGTCGCCCACTGGGCCGCCGACGGCCTGCTCGCGGTGTTCTTCTTCGTCGCCGGCATCGAGCTGAAGCGCGAGCTGGTCGCCGGAGACCTGCGCGATCCCAGGGCGGCCGTACTGCCCGTGGTCGCCGCGCTGTGCGGCATGGCCGTACCGGCACTCGTCTACGCCCTCACCAACCTCACCGGCCACGGTTCGGCACAAGGCTGGGCGGTGCCCACCGCCACCGACATCGCCTTCGCGCTCGCCGTCCTCGCGGTCATCGGCACCTCCCTGCCCAGCTCGCTGCGCGCCTTCCTGCTCACCCTCGCGGTCGTCGACGACCTCTTCGCGATCCTGATCATCGCGATCTTCTTCACCGACCGGCTGAACTTCGCCGCGCTCGGCGGCGCCGTCGCCGCACTGGTCGTCTTCTGGCTGCTGCTGCGCAAGGGCGTGCGCGGCTGGTACGTGTACGTGCCGCTGGCCCTGGTGATCTGGGCGCTGATGTACAACAGCGGCGTGCACGCCACCATCGCCGGCGTGGCGATGGGCCTGATGCTGCGCTGCACCACCCGGGAGGGTGAGCAGCACTCGCCGGGCGAGCACATCGAGCACCTGGTGCGGCCCCTGTCCGCCGGGCTCGCCGTGCCGTTGTTCGCGCTGTTCAGCGCCGGGGTGAAGATCTCCGGCGGCGCGCTCGGGGACGTGTTCACCAGGCCGGAGACGCTCGGGGTGGTGCTGGGGCTCGTCGTCGGAAAGACGCTCGGCATATTCGGCGGCACCTGGCTCACCGCCCGCTTCACCCGCGCCTCCCTCAGCGAGGACCTCGCCTGGGCCGACGTCTTCGCGGTGGCCTCCCTCGCCGGTATCGGCTTCACCGTCTCCCTGCTCATCGGCGAACTCGCCTTCGCCGGCGACGCCGTCCTCACCGGCGAGGTCAAGGCGGCCGTCCTCATCGGATCGCTGATGGCCGCGGTGTGCGCGACGGTGCTGCTGAAGATACGTAACGCCAAGTACCGCAGGCTGTGCGAGGAGGAGGACCGCGACGACGACCTCGACGGCATCCCGGACATCTACGAGCAGGACGACCCGGCCTATCACCTGCGCATGGCCGAGATCCACGAGCGCAAGGCCGCCGAACACCGGCGGATCGCCGCCGAGCGGGCGGTCGCGACGCGCCACGGGCTTACGGAAGTAGCGGGCGGGGCAGGCGAGGACGGCGACCGTCCGGCATGA
- a CDS encoding CoA pyrophosphatase has protein sequence MARASETRGGAVTLSKEGLPKWLAPVVRAAETIEPLQLSRFLPPENGSGRQSAVLILFGEGEHGPELLLMERAGSLRSHAGQPSFPGGALDPEDGDPHADGPLRAALREAEEETGLDPSGVQLFGVLPALYIPVSGFVVTPVLGWWRAPSPVGVVDPNETARVFTVPVADLTDPAHRVTTVHPSGHRGPAFLVESALVWGFTAGVIDRLLHFAGWERPWDREKQVPLDWRS, from the coding sequence ATGGCGAGGGCCAGTGAGACGCGGGGCGGCGCGGTGACGCTCAGCAAGGAGGGGCTGCCCAAGTGGCTGGCGCCCGTGGTGCGGGCCGCCGAGACGATCGAGCCGCTCCAGCTGAGCCGCTTCCTGCCGCCGGAGAACGGCTCGGGCCGGCAGTCCGCCGTGCTGATCCTGTTCGGCGAGGGCGAGCACGGCCCGGAGCTGCTGCTGATGGAGCGCGCGGGCTCGCTGCGCTCGCATGCCGGGCAGCCGTCCTTCCCGGGCGGCGCGCTCGACCCCGAGGACGGCGATCCGCACGCCGACGGACCGCTCAGAGCGGCGTTGCGCGAGGCCGAGGAGGAGACCGGCCTCGATCCGTCCGGCGTCCAGCTCTTCGGCGTGCTGCCCGCGCTGTACATCCCGGTCAGCGGTTTCGTCGTCACGCCCGTGCTCGGCTGGTGGCGCGCGCCCAGCCCGGTCGGCGTCGTCGACCCGAACGAGACGGCGCGGGTGTTCACGGTCCCCGTGGCGGATCTCACGGACCCCGCCCACCGCGTCACCACCGTCCACCCCAGCGGACACCGAGGCCCGGCATTCCTGGTCGAATCGGCCCTGGTGTGGGGATTCACGGCCGGAGTGATCGACCGCCTGCTGCACTTCGCGGGCTGGGAACGCCCCTGGGACAGGGAGAAGCAGGTCCCACTCGACTGGCGGTCATGA
- a CDS encoding phage holin family protein, whose protein sequence is MSAPDGSPVGAERSIGQLFASATTEMSALVHDEIALAKAQLKQDVKRGAVSGGAFTMAAVVLVFSLPMLNFALAYGIRTWSNWNLAICFVLSFAANVLVAVLLGLIGLAFAKKARKSQGPQKVAASVKETAGVLQNARPHPRAELPEDRAPAAIEAVARSQS, encoded by the coding sequence ATGAGCGCACCCGACGGCAGCCCGGTCGGCGCCGAACGCAGCATCGGCCAGCTGTTCGCCTCGGCGACGACCGAAATGTCGGCGCTGGTGCACGACGAGATCGCCCTGGCCAAGGCCCAGCTGAAGCAGGACGTGAAGCGCGGCGCGGTCAGCGGCGGCGCCTTCACCATGGCAGCGGTGGTGCTGGTCTTCTCCCTGCCGATGCTCAACTTCGCCCTCGCCTACGGCATCCGGACCTGGAGCAACTGGAACCTGGCGATCTGCTTCGTGCTGTCCTTCGCGGCCAACGTGCTCGTCGCCGTTCTGCTCGGGCTGATCGGCCTGGCCTTCGCGAAGAAGGCCAGGAAGAGCCAGGGCCCGCAGAAGGTGGCCGCGTCGGTGAAGGAGACGGCGGGCGTCCTGCAGAACGCCAGGCCGCACCCGCGCGCGGAGCTGCCCGAGGACCGGGCCCCCGCCGCCATCGAAGCTGTGGCACGCTCGCAGTCATGA
- a CDS encoding Crp/Fnr family transcriptional regulator translates to MDDVLRRNPLFAALDDEQSAELRASMSEVTLARGDSLFHEGDPGDRLYVVTEGKVKLHRTSPDGRENMLAVVGPGELIGELSLFDPGPRTATATALTEVKLLGLGHGDLQPWLNARPEVATALLRAVARRLRKTNDAMSDLVFSDVPGRVARALLDLSRRFGVQSEEGIHVVHDLTQEELAQLVGASRETVNKALADFAQRGWLRLEARAVILLDVERLAKRSR, encoded by the coding sequence GTGGACGACGTTCTGCGGCGCAACCCGCTCTTCGCGGCTCTCGACGACGAGCAGTCCGCGGAGCTTCGCGCCTCCATGAGTGAGGTGACTCTCGCACGTGGCGACTCCCTGTTCCACGAGGGCGACCCGGGCGACCGGCTCTACGTCGTCACCGAGGGCAAGGTAAAGCTCCACCGCACCTCACCCGACGGCCGCGAGAACATGCTGGCCGTGGTCGGCCCCGGCGAGCTGATCGGCGAGCTGTCGCTGTTCGACCCGGGCCCGCGCACGGCGACCGCCACCGCGCTGACCGAGGTCAAGCTGCTGGGCCTCGGCCACGGCGACCTCCAGCCCTGGCTGAACGCCCGCCCCGAGGTGGCCACCGCGCTGCTGCGCGCCGTCGCCCGCCGGCTGCGCAAGACCAACGACGCCATGTCCGACCTGGTCTTCTCCGATGTCCCCGGCCGCGTGGCGCGCGCCCTGCTGGACCTCTCGCGCCGCTTCGGCGTGCAGTCCGAGGAGGGCATCCACGTCGTCCACGACCTCACGCAGGAGGAGCTGGCCCAGCTGGTCGGCGCCTCGCGCGAGACCGTGAACAAGGCGCTGGCGGACTTCGCCCAGCGCGGGTGGCTCCGCCTGGAGG
- the nth gene encoding endonuclease III: MPSKKVTKKAAPAKAAAKAAKTAAKFAKAAAKTAVKPPAQESRTALVRRARRINRELAEVYPYAHPELDFENPFQLLVATVLSAQTTDLRVNQTTPALFARYPTPEDLAAANPEEVEEILRPCGFFRAKTKSVTGLSKALTEDFGGEVPGRLEDLVKLPGVGRKTAFVVLGNAFGRPGITVDTHFQRLVRRWQWTAETDPDKIEAAVGALFPKSEWTDLSHHVIWHGRRICHARKPACGACPIAPLCPAYGEGETDPEKAKKLLKYEKGGFPGQRLKPPQAYLDAGGKPAPPLGAA, from the coding sequence GTGCCGTCGAAGAAGGTCACGAAGAAGGCGGCGCCCGCGAAGGCCGCCGCGAAGGCCGCCAAGACCGCCGCGAAGTTCGCCAAGGCCGCAGCCAAGACCGCCGTGAAGCCTCCGGCGCAGGAGTCCCGTACCGCCCTGGTCCGCCGCGCCCGCCGCATCAACCGCGAGCTCGCCGAGGTGTATCCGTACGCCCACCCGGAGCTGGACTTCGAGAACCCCTTCCAGCTGCTGGTCGCCACCGTGCTGTCGGCCCAGACCACCGACCTGCGGGTCAACCAGACGACCCCGGCGCTCTTCGCCAGGTACCCGACCCCCGAGGACCTGGCCGCCGCCAACCCGGAGGAGGTCGAGGAGATCCTGCGCCCCTGCGGGTTCTTCCGTGCCAAGACCAAGTCCGTGACAGGGCTCTCCAAGGCCCTGACCGAGGACTTCGGCGGCGAGGTGCCCGGCCGGCTGGAGGACCTGGTCAAGCTGCCAGGCGTGGGCCGCAAGACCGCCTTCGTCGTGCTCGGCAACGCCTTCGGGCGGCCCGGGATCACCGTGGACACCCACTTCCAGCGGCTGGTCCGGCGCTGGCAGTGGACCGCCGAGACCGACCCCGACAAGATCGAGGCCGCCGTCGGCGCGCTGTTCCCGAAGAGCGAGTGGACCGATCTGTCCCACCACGTGATCTGGCACGGCCGCCGGATCTGCCACGCCCGCAAGCCCGCCTGCGGCGCCTGCCCGATCGCCCCGCTCTGCCCGGCCTACGGCGAGGGCGAGACCGACCCCGAGAAGGCGAAGAAGCTCCTGAAGTACGAGAAGGGCGGCTTCCCCGGCCAGCGGCTCAAGCCCCCGCAGGCCTATCTCGACGCGGGCGGCAAGCCGGCCCCGCCGCTGGGGGCCGCGTGA